A single region of the Streptococcus macedonicus ACA-DC 198 genome encodes:
- the ppaC gene encoding Manganese-dependent inorganic pyrophosphatase, with translation MSKILVFGHQNPDSDAIGSSVAYAYLKRELGVDAEAVALGTPNEETTFALNYFGVEAPRVVESAKAEGADQVILTDHNEFQQSISDIRDVEVIEVIDHHRVANFETANPLYMRLEPVGSASSIVYRLYKENNVVIPKEMAGLLLSGLISDTLLLKSPTTHATDPAVAADLAEIAGVNLEEYGLALLKAGTNLATKSAEELIDIDAKTFELNGNQVRVAQVNTVDINEVLERQAEIEAAITAAILANGYSDFVLMITDILNSNSEILALGSNIDKVEAAFNFKLENNHAFLPGAVSRKKQVVPQLTESFNA, from the coding sequence ATGTCTAAAATTTTAGTTTTTGGTCACCAAAATCCAGATTCTGATGCTATCGGTTCATCAGTTGCTTATGCATATTTGAAACGTGAACTTGGTGTTGATGCTGAAGCTGTTGCTCTTGGAACACCTAATGAAGAAACAACTTTTGCTTTGAATTACTTTGGTGTAGAAGCACCACGTGTTGTTGAATCAGCAAAAGCTGAAGGGGCTGACCAAGTTATTTTGACAGACCACAACGAATTCCAACAATCAATCTCTGATATTCGTGACGTTGAAGTTATCGAAGTTATTGATCACCACCGTGTTGCAAACTTTGAAACAGCTAACCCACTTTACATGCGTTTAGAACCAGTTGGTTCAGCTTCATCAATTGTTTACCGCCTATACAAAGAAAATAACGTTGTTATTCCTAAAGAAATGGCTGGTTTGCTTTTGTCTGGTTTGATTTCAGATACACTTCTTCTTAAATCACCAACAACTCACGCAACTGACCCAGCTGTTGCTGCTGACTTGGCAGAAATCGCAGGTGTAAACCTTGAAGAATATGGTTTGGCATTACTTAAAGCTGGTACAAACTTGGCAACAAAATCTGCTGAAGAATTGATTGACATTGACGCTAAAACATTTGAACTTAATGGAAACCAAGTTCGTGTAGCACAAGTTAACACAGTTGATATTAACGAAGTTCTTGAACGTCAAGCAGAAATCGAAGCAGCTATTACAGCAGCAATACTTGCAAATGGTTACTCTGACTTTGTACTTATGATTACTGATATTCTTAACTCAAACTCAGAAATCTTGGCACTTGGTTCAAATATTGACAAAGTTGAAGCTGCCTTCAACTTCAAACTTGAAAACAACCACGCATTCCTTCCAGGTGCTGTTTCACGTAAAAAACAAGTTGTCCCACAATTAACAGAAAGCTTCAACGCTTAA